Below is a genomic region from Sphingomonas phyllosphaerae.
TGATCGATCCGACGCGCTGAAGAACGTCATTGCGGGCGTAGCGAAGCAATCCAGGGTGCCGCAGGGAACACTGGATTGCTTCCTCCGGCCGTCGCCGGGGTCGCGATAACGGCGGCCCCTAAACCGCCTGCCCGGCCGCCCAGCCGCTCGCCCACGCCCATTGAAAATTGTAGCCGCCGAGCCAGCCGGTGACGTCGACCGCCTCGCCGATCGCGTAGAGGCCGGGCACCTTGCGGGCCTCCATCGTCTTCGAGGACAAAGCGTCGGTGGCGATGCCGCCGACCGTCACCTCGGCCTTGGCGAACCCTTCGGTGCCGTCGGGGTGGAAGCGCCAGTCGGACAGGCGGCGTTCGGCCTCGGTCAGCGCGCGGTCGGTCGCCGCGCCGAGTTCGCCGATCGCGAGCCGTTCGGCGAGCACGTCGGCCAGCCGCGACGGCAGACCGAGCGTTTGCGTCAGCGTCGCGCGGGGACGGGCGCGTTTGGCGGCGGTGAGCCAGCCCGCAGGAGCGTCGGGGCGAAAGTCGATCGCGACCGCTTCACCGTGCCGCCAATAACTCGACGCTTGCAGGATCGCGGGACCGGACAGGCCGCGATGGGTGAACAGCGCCGCCTCGGCGAAGGCGGCCTTGCCGGCGCGCGCGACGACCGGGGTGGCGACACCGGAGAGCGCGCGGAACAGCGCTTCGTCCCCGGGCAATGTTAAGGGCACCAGCGCGGGGCGCGGCTCGACCACCTTCAGCCCGAAGCGGCGCGCGATGTCATAGGCGATGCCGGTCGCGCCCATCTTCGGGATCGACGGGCCGCCGGTCGCGATCACCAGCGCCGGGGCGGTGTAGCGGCGGTCGCCGTGCGTGATCGTATAGCGGCCATCGGCGTGGTCGATCTCGCCGAGTGGCTGGCCAAGCCGGATCGTCACGCCGCCCAGCTCGCACTCGCGGAGCAGCATGGCGACGATCGCGCGCGCCGAGCCGTCGCAGAACAATTGCCCGAGCGTCTTTTCGTGCCACGCGATGCCGTGACGTTCGACCATATCGAGGAAATCGCGCGCGGTATAACGGCCGAGCGCCGACTTGGCGAAATGCGGGTTGGCCGACAGATAACGGTCGGGCGCGGTGTGCAGGTTGGTGAAGTTGCATCGGCCGCCGCCGGAGATCAGGATCTTCTTGCCCGGCGCCTCGGCATGGTCGAGCACGACGACACGCCGGCCGCGCTGCCCGGCGACCGCCGCCGCCATCAACCCTGCCCCG
It encodes:
- a CDS encoding NAD(P)/FAD-dependent oxidoreductase — translated: METFDAIVLGAGGAGLMAAAVAGQRGRRVVVLDHAEAPGKKILISGGGRCNFTNLHTAPDRYLSANPHFAKSALGRYTARDFLDMVERHGIAWHEKTLGQLFCDGSARAIVAMLLRECELGGVTIRLGQPLGEIDHADGRYTITHGDRRYTAPALVIATGGPSIPKMGATGIAYDIARRFGLKVVEPRPALVPLTLPGDEALFRALSGVATPVVARAGKAAFAEAALFTHRGLSGPAILQASSYWRHGEAVAIDFRPDAPAGWLTAAKRARPRATLTQTLGLPSRLADVLAERLAIGELGAATDRALTEAERRLSDWRFHPDGTEGFAKAEVTVGGIATDALSSKTMEARKVPGLYAIGEAVDVTGWLGGYNFQWAWASGWAAGQAV